The Geminocystis sp. NIES-3708 genomic sequence TGACTATGGGGCGTAAATGATTAAAAACACCGATGAAGACATTTTGGATAAATCGAGCTCTTTGTTCAACTTCTAAAGCTACTTCTCTAGTGGTTTTAGTTCTATCTCTTGGGATTGCAAGAATAATTCGATCTCCTAATAAATCTCCATCACCGAAGAAAAAAACTGGACTACATAAAAATCTACCACAAGGAATAGCCCGATTCAAATCCCATGCTGGAGTTTGAGGTAGTTCATTGATAGCATCTTCAGAAAACAAAAAAGGAATTTGAGCGTCAACAAAAGGAGAAAAACTCATCATCAGAGTTAAACTACCAAGAAAAATTAAAAAATAGCAAATAATTTTCTGCCTAATTGTTTTCATTACACTTTGAATATTAACAATTTTTAACTCCTATGTTAATATTAACTTATCACCTTCTGTATTTTAAAATAAATTCATTTATGAATAGCTATGATGTTATTGTTATTGGTGGTGGTTTAACTGGCTCAGTGTTAAGCTATGAATTAGCAAAAAAAAAAGTTAAAGTTTTATTATTAGAAAAAGATGCTTCTTTAAACAATGCAACAACTTCAAGCTATGGTGGTATTTCTTATTGGGGAGGAACAGATAAATTAACAAATCAATTATGTGAAGAAGGTATTAATATTTATCGTAATCTCAGGGAAGAATTATCAGAAAATATAGAGTTTAGAGAATTAGATCTTTTATTTACTATTGATCCCAGTCAAGATGTTGAAAAGTTAATTGCTGATTATCAAAAATTTTATATCAAGCCAGAATTTCTAAATATTGATGAAAGTAAACAATTAGAACCTTTATTAAATCCTAATGCTATTTCTGGTTGTTTAAAGTTTCCTCAAGGTCATGTTAACCCCGAAAAAATGATTTTAGCTTATCAAAAACAATTCATTAAATTAGGTGGCAAAATCGAAAAAGAATTAGTGACTTTTATCAAAAATAAACACAATAAAATTGAAGGTATTCAAACTAATAAAAATATTTATTTTAGTCCACAAGTTATTATCTCAGCAGGGGCATTTTCTAAGCAATTATTAGAAAATTTGGGATTAAATTTACCTATTTATTTTAGTCATGCACAACTAATAAAAATTCCTTCTTCAGAAATAAAGTTACGTACTTTAGTAATGCCTTGTACTAGCAAACGCTTAGACACAGAAAAAGAAATTACAGGAGAAGAAAGAATATCTATGTGGAAAAACCCTAACAATGAAATACACAGTGACGTTTTAGAAGCTGGGGCAATTCAATTTTTAGACGGTAGTTTTTGTTTAGGTCAAATTAGTCAAATTATTACTAATATAGACACTTCTATCAATTCTAAAGTCAGTGAAAGAAGAATTCGAGAAGCGATCGCTAAAGTTTTACCTAGCTTATCTGTATTACAAGGTACTTGGTATAATTGTCAA encodes the following:
- a CDS encoding FAD-binding oxidoreductase — encoded protein: MNSYDVIVIGGGLTGSVLSYELAKKKVKVLLLEKDASLNNATTSSYGGISYWGGTDKLTNQLCEEGINIYRNLREELSENIEFRELDLLFTIDPSQDVEKLIADYQKFYIKPEFLNIDESKQLEPLLNPNAISGCLKFPQGHVNPEKMILAYQKQFIKLGGKIEKELVTFIKNKHNKIEGIQTNKNIYFSPQVIISAGAFSKQLLENLGLNLPIYFSHAQLIKIPSSEIKLRTLVMPCTSKRLDTEKEITGEERISMWKNPNNEIHSDVLEAGAIQFLDGSFCLGQISQIITNIDTSINSKVSERRIREAIAKVLPSLSVLQGTWYNCQVAFSQEMPFQARKIEEIEGLSLFSGFTSPFVFVPPLARHFAHYLVENKDSIIEQLPSLR